One segment of Phaeacidiphilus oryzae TH49 DNA contains the following:
- the lnt gene encoding apolipoprotein N-acyltransferase, which translates to MTELVVGEEPRGARRGLADGIGRLGRRAAAPAATVAAGALPLLCFPDPGQWWLAGVALVPAILVLRSAGTARQAARRGWYAGTGFLLGVMSWLAPSLGVFILGLAALLGLLWAPWGWLVWRLLAGRPEAGRSAAALVLLPSGWLLIETVRSWQYLGGPWGLMGASQWRFRPALALASIGGVWLVSWLLLAVNTAVALLVIRRGRGPVGWLALVAVVLTAGNAAAWAPQPRLRGTAAVGVVQPGLGDSARERTARAEVLTRMLTVYRPDLVVWGESSIDSDLARHPAELARLSRDSAAVGADLLVNVDARRGGPRPGIYKSSVLLSPSGLTGQRYDKIRLVPFGEYVPLRPLLGWVAGMSKAAGEDRMRGAGPVLIRTPRLVVGPLICFESAFPDMSRTLAGRGAQVLVVQSSTATFQHTWAPEQHASLAALRAAETGRSVVQGTLTGVSAAYDPLGRPVGQWLSTSTSGSTVYRVPLATGGTLYDRWGDWVPHGGEAVLALATLLGLAGVLRRRQGRRIGLPHGR; encoded by the coding sequence GTGACGGAGCTCGTCGTCGGCGAAGAACCGCGCGGGGCCCGGCGCGGACTGGCGGACGGGATCGGGCGGCTGGGCCGGCGCGCTGCCGCACCCGCGGCCACCGTCGCCGCCGGCGCGCTGCCGCTGCTCTGCTTCCCGGACCCCGGTCAGTGGTGGCTGGCCGGCGTCGCGCTGGTGCCCGCGATCCTCGTACTGCGCTCGGCCGGGACCGCCCGGCAGGCCGCCCGGCGCGGCTGGTACGCCGGGACCGGCTTCCTCCTCGGCGTGATGAGCTGGCTGGCGCCCAGCCTGGGCGTCTTCATCCTGGGCCTGGCCGCCCTCCTCGGGCTCCTCTGGGCGCCCTGGGGCTGGCTGGTCTGGCGGCTGCTGGCCGGGCGGCCCGAGGCGGGGCGCTCGGCGGCGGCGCTGGTGCTGCTGCCCTCCGGCTGGCTGCTGATCGAGACCGTGCGCTCCTGGCAGTACCTGGGCGGACCGTGGGGGCTGATGGGGGCCAGCCAGTGGCGGTTCCGGCCCGCCCTGGCGCTCGCCTCGATCGGCGGGGTCTGGCTGGTGAGCTGGCTGCTGCTGGCGGTGAACACCGCGGTCGCGCTGCTGGTGATCCGGCGCGGACGGGGGCCGGTCGGCTGGCTGGCGCTGGTCGCGGTGGTCCTGACGGCCGGGAACGCGGCGGCCTGGGCCCCGCAGCCGCGGCTGCGCGGCACGGCCGCCGTCGGCGTGGTCCAGCCGGGGCTGGGGGACTCCGCGCGCGAGCGCACCGCCCGGGCCGAGGTGCTCACCCGGATGCTCACCGTCTACCGCCCGGACCTGGTGGTCTGGGGCGAGAGCAGCATCGACTCCGATCTGGCCCGGCACCCCGCCGAGCTCGCCCGGCTCTCCCGGGACTCGGCCGCGGTCGGCGCGGACCTGCTGGTCAACGTGGACGCGCGGCGGGGCGGCCCGCGGCCGGGGATCTACAAGAGCTCGGTGCTGCTCTCCCCGTCCGGCCTGACCGGCCAGCGGTACGACAAGATCCGGCTGGTGCCGTTCGGCGAGTACGTGCCGCTGCGGCCGCTGCTCGGCTGGGTGGCCGGGATGTCCAAGGCGGCCGGGGAGGACCGGATGCGGGGCGCAGGGCCGGTGCTGATCCGGACCCCGAGACTGGTGGTCGGTCCGCTGATCTGCTTCGAGTCGGCCTTCCCCGACATGAGCCGGACGCTGGCCGGCCGCGGTGCCCAGGTGCTGGTGGTGCAGTCCTCGACGGCGACCTTCCAGCACACCTGGGCTCCCGAGCAGCACGCCTCGCTGGCGGCGCTGCGGGCCGCGGAGACCGGGCGCTCGGTGGTGCAGGGCACCCTCACCGGGGTCAGCGCGGCCTACGACCCGCTGGGCCGGCCGGTCGGCCAGTGGCTGTCCACCTCGACGAGCGGGTCCACCGTCTACCGGGTGCCGCTGGCCACCGGCGGCACCCTCTACGACCGCTGGGGCGACTGGGTTCCGCACGGCGGCGAGGCCGTCCTCGCGCTGGCCACGCTGCTGGGGCTCGCCGGGGTGCTGAGGCGGCGCCAGGGCCGGCGAATAGGGCTGCCGCACGGCCGGTAG